The sequence CAAAAGCAAGCAACAACCATTTAGCACTTACAACTTATCATTTATAACTAATACTCTATTCTATGCAAAAATTCTCATTACAAACCTTGTTTTCTAGCTTGGTTTTGTTTTCTCTTCTTACAGCTTGTAATTCAGACAACAAAACAACAGACCAAACTCTAGAAACCACCGAACTATCTGCTACTGATTCTACTGTTCAAATGACTACATCTAATCCTACCGATATTCATACGTTTGCTGTTCCCAAAGAAGCAAAAGTAAAACACCTAGATTTGAAATTAAATGTAGATTTTGAAAGTAAAATGCTCTCTGGAGTTGCTACTTACGATATTGAAGTTCAGAATAATGTAGATAAAATTTATTTAGACACTCGCAGCCTAACCATTGAAAACGTTGAGGTAGATGGACAAAAAGCTAACTTCGAATTAGAAAACGAAGTAGAACATCTCGGACAAAAACTCTCTATTCCAGTTACCCCACAGTCTGAAAAAATTACTATCACTTACAAAACTTCATCTGAAGCAGAGGCATTACAATGGCTTTCTAAAGAACAAACAGCAGGAAAGAAAAGTCCATTCCTATTCACACAATCGCAGGCTATTTTGGCTCGTACGTGGGTGCCAACACAAGACAGCCCAGGTATTCGCTTTACGTACACAGCCGAAGTTACTGTTCCAAAAGACCTTATGGCAGTGATGAGCGCAGAAAATCCACAGCAGAAAAATGATTCTGGTGTATATAATTTCAAAATGGAACAGCCGATTCCAGCCTATTTGTTGGCTCTTTCTGTGGGAGATTTGCGTTTTCAGCCAATTGGAGAGCGTACAGGCGTTTATGCTGAACCTTCTGTAATTAGCAAAGCTGCTTATGAGTTTGAGGAAATGGACAAGATGCTAGTAGCAGCTGAAAAACTCTATGGAAAATATGCGTGGGGACGTTACGACCTTATCGTTTTGCCTCCTAGTTTTCCGTTTGGTGGAATGGAAAATCCACGTCTTACTTTTGCAACACCTACAATTTTGGCTGGCGACCGTTCGCTTACTTCTCTAGTGGCTCACGAACTCGCTCATTCGTGGTCGGGAAACTTAGTAACTAACGCTACGTGGAACGACTTTTGGCTAAATGAAGGCTTTACTGTTTATTTTGAGAACAGAATTATGGAAGAAGTTTATGGAAAAGATTATGCTGAAATGCTTGCTCTGATTTCTTATCAAGATTTGAAGAGCGAGGTAGATGCTATGACAACAAATAACAATGCAGAAGATACAAAGCTCAAACTTGACCTAAAAGACCGTAATCCAGATGATGGCGTTACTTCAATCGCTTACGATAAAGGGTTTTATTTCTTGAAATTAATAGAAAATACAGTAGGTCGTGAAAAATTTGATACATTTTTGAATCAATATTTTACTGAATTTGCTTTCAAAACCACTAATACAGAAGACTTTTTAAATTATTTGGAAACCAATCTTCTTTCAAAAGTGGAGGGAGCAAATGAAAAAATCAATCCAAAAGAGTGGATTTATGAAACAGGAATTCCTAGTAATATTCCAAAAATTGAATCAGAGCGTTACGACAAAGCTATCGCAGCAGCACAGGCTTGGAAAGATGGAACACCAGCAGCACAGCTAGAAACAACAGACTGGACATTCCAACAATGGCTCTTTTTCCTTCGTGCCTTACCAAACGATTTGACTTCACAGCAAATGCAAGAATTAGACAAGCAGTTTAAGTTTTCAGACACTGGGAACAATGAAGTTTTGGGAGAGTGGCTTATAAAAGTAGCACACAACCAATACGAAAAGTCATATCCACAGATGCGTACTTTCTTAGTAAATGTAGGACGTAGAAAATTTTTGAGTCCGATTTATAC is a genomic window of Bernardetia sp. containing:
- a CDS encoding M1 family metallopeptidase is translated as MQKFSLQTLFSSLVLFSLLTACNSDNKTTDQTLETTELSATDSTVQMTTSNPTDIHTFAVPKEAKVKHLDLKLNVDFESKMLSGVATYDIEVQNNVDKIYLDTRSLTIENVEVDGQKANFELENEVEHLGQKLSIPVTPQSEKITITYKTSSEAEALQWLSKEQTAGKKSPFLFTQSQAILARTWVPTQDSPGIRFTYTAEVTVPKDLMAVMSAENPQQKNDSGVYNFKMEQPIPAYLLALSVGDLRFQPIGERTGVYAEPSVISKAAYEFEEMDKMLVAAEKLYGKYAWGRYDLIVLPPSFPFGGMENPRLTFATPTILAGDRSLTSLVAHELAHSWSGNLVTNATWNDFWLNEGFTVYFENRIMEEVYGKDYAEMLALISYQDLKSEVDAMTTNNNAEDTKLKLDLKDRNPDDGVTSIAYDKGFYFLKLIENTVGREKFDTFLNQYFTEFAFKTTNTEDFLNYLETNLLSKVEGANEKINPKEWIYETGIPSNIPKIESERYDKAIAAAQAWKDGTPAAQLETTDWTFQQWLFFLRALPNDLTSQQMQELDKQFKFSDTGNNEVLGEWLIKVAHNQYEKSYPQMRTFLVNVGRRKFLSPIYTELIANDKTYPLAKEIFEEAKPNYHFVSSSSIEKMLASKK